From Petrotoga mexicana DSM 14811:
GAAGCGGGGGAAGGGCGCTATAAAACTCATTATACAGGATTTGTGCGATAGGGTGGTACACTTTTTTCGTTTTAGTAAGTGGATAAAATTATATTTATTATATTATTTCATTATAATTTTCTATATATAGTATTTATCATTTTGTATAACCATTATGTTTTGGTACAATTGAATTGAGTAAATAAGAAAGGAGGTGAATTTTATGCATATAGGAGCAAGATATAGAACAGGTGAAAAATCTCCTGCAAATGCTTATTACAAGTGGGTAGAATATACAGATGGAACAAGAACACCTAAACCTACTAATGAAGAAATGAAAATTCATTTAGAAACTGGTGAAACATTTCCACCAATCAATTCTTGTGATAAAGGGGCAATTTGGGAATTGACCTCGTACGAATGATTTTTTGATTTGAACGAAACAGCAGACGATCTTTTTTATTCAAATCGCCTGCTTTTTAATTTTTTAATCATTGCTATTATCTATATTTTTTATTTTTTCTAATTCTTTATCATGCTCGTCTCTTAGAGAATATCTATCATTCCCTATAATTGTTAATCTATTATATAGTACTTCAAAAGAATTATTTGGATTATGTATAAATAGGCTATATGTATTATCCAACTCAGGTAAATATGTTTCTTCATTTTCTACTATTCTATAAAGAATATCATGATCGATAATTTTTAAAGATTTGTAAGGATGATATTTTTTCAGTTTTCTAACTTCACCATGATATTCTCTAGAAAATAAAGTATTATCTGAAATTAAATATAACAAACTCGCTGATGTCAAAAAAAAGTCATTTGCACTATAATTTTTTGGCAAAATAAAAAAATCAATTCTAGAAAAAACATCTTTTTTTCCATTAATTATATTGTCCTTGGGTATTCCATCTTGAATTTTTTGAAATTTTATTGAATTATCAAAAAAATTTTTAGGAATATATAAGCTACAAATTGGAAATGGAAACAATTTATCGTTTTTAATTTTACCTTCATGTCTTATTTCTAAATCTTTTTGATTTTTTTGGTTTTTGAGATTTATAACTGGCATTTTTATATTTCCATTTTGATTATAACTAAATCCATGCCAAGATACCTTATAAATCGATTTTTTGAACTTTTCTTTATGATTATCTCTTTGAAAATACAAATTATCAAAAGGATGATTTTTAATTCCATCCATCATTATATCTAATTCTCCGTCATAAGAATCATATTTGTCTTTATCTGGTTCTTTAATTTTTAATCGAAAAAGTATTTTATTATCTCTGACAACATAAATTTTATTATGGTCAGAATTCTTTATTGAAAATACCAAATCAGCATCCATATTATCACCACTAATAAATAATTCCATGTTCCTGTATATAAACCATTTTTGTAATCTACAGTACATTCTATCCAAATAGATTGATGTTTATATTTTATTGGGTTGAACCTTATATCATCAGAATTTGCAAAATTTGAAGCACCAATAGTTGATTGACCTTTCAAGGCCGTATTA
This genomic window contains:
- a CDS encoding YjzC family protein, which produces MHIGARYRTGEKSPANAYYKWVEYTDGTRTPKPTNEEMKIHLETGETFPPINSCDKGAIWELTSYE